A window from Drosophila subobscura isolate 14011-0131.10 chromosome O, UCBerk_Dsub_1.0, whole genome shotgun sequence encodes these proteins:
- the LOC117897912 gene encoding biotin--protein ligase isoform X4, translated as MLTLYYVSATVLQSWRIQKVCNKIAEHLAQPSSVAFYALPPGSDDGFDPSYASSELCGNRNAAKVTDILWLHGNQHGCCLRPRQTLQIAPWISFPAAPALLPFAYAADILTPVTTPTESSQPPPKQRVTLSTDKEQHMQLLLEAQVEPGQKESTLDTMAVRLEDYAVLRSGDPQPFELLAKHLKRQSRTTADLDKEGWKKHLEDLRAVSVLAHQATEFEYQKNRTEGKTGLIKPDLLAQTPEPPVMPKAVAVVEPTPNKAAALSPARGASSPAKSEASFAKIEAAKITPIKNDSKLSSAKSEAQSTPAKSADKSTPAKSEDKSTPAKSEAKATPTKGEASQAANPQSELEKLAAAQAAQIQKTSVDGTPAKAVSSTPSKHVEAVKPSAIAVDATQPSITVEAVKPVKTFEVVQPISPPAYTPAARPVLRRNKDSLQESKPLNVLVYSDSASARDSTLATLQQLLERNVYTIYPLMPQQAAQKHWTEQTALLVVCGSVSPGIGQILVDYFLHGGKVLSLCSDILHFILPNYRTAEVREHELVQFSYDKWQRVKMMHHIFCYQPSPVKKHFSTDSEESTKSHSRRPSMELKDLAGHSHKLDVQVLGTEETWNTPSLLLANSLKSGGKAVFSQIHLETNPSEFEADEAKYSILKQYERTRLEIFADLLSKYLDVQVVKADEGVGAGQSQPGVVYKHAYFLGRHESKFELLDKLRLRCSGPDNVIATPNLTMKFCGKDDKPPTANNNVLPILIHSCPDDFSTVDYFDHLQTEDIGRLVIYAPVVSSSMHVINNLELINGLAVLPLEQTAGVGRSNNQWLSPLGCAMFSLQLHIAMDSPLGSRLPLIQHLIGAAIVNTLRSHPIYGVLDISLKWPNDIYAHGSNKIGGLVVNTTLLGSQAIVNIGSGINLNNSKPTLCINDMIREHNNTEASLNKLPLLKYEQFIAMIFNEIERLLAEIQNGDFESFYALYYSIWLHSGQTVKICVQNEQEKDAEIIGIDDFGFLKVKLPTGTIETVQPDGNSFDMLKGLIVPKYH; from the exons ATGTTGACCCTGTATTACGTGAGTGCCACCGTCCTGCAATCCTGGCGCATCCAGAAGGTCTGCAACAAAATCGCCGAGCACCTGGCACAGCCCTCGAGCGTTGCTTTCTATGCCCTGCCACCGGGCAGCGACGATGGCTTTG ATCCCTCGTATGCCAGCTCCGAGCTGTGCGGCAATCGTAATGCGGCCAAGGTCACGGACATTTTGTGGTTGCATGGAAACCAGcacggctgctgcctgcgcccTCGCCAGACGCTTCAGATCGCGCCGTGGATAAGCTTTCCGGCGGCTCCGGCTCTGCTGCCGTTTGCCTATGCAGCCGACATCTTGACGCCGGTGACCACGCCAACGGAGTCGTCGCAGCCGCCTCCCAAGCAGCGAGTGACACTCTCAACGGACAAGGAGCAGCACATGCAGCTGCTCTTGGAGGCACAGGTGGAGCCGGGCCAAAAGGAGAGCACCCTGGACACCATGGCCGTGCGG CTGGAAGATTATG CTGTCTTGCGTTCCGGCGATCCACAGCCATTTGAGCTGTTGGCAAAGCATCTGAAGCGGCAGTCTCGCACCACCGCTGACCTGGACAAGGAGGGCTGGAAGAAGCACTTGGAGGATTTGCGTGCTGTCAGTGTGCTGGCCCATCAGGCCACTGAGTTTGAGTACCAAAAGAATCGCACCGAGGGCAAGACGGGACTCATAAAGCCAGATCTCCTTGCCCAGACACCAGAGCCGCCCGTAATGCCCAAGGCCGTCGCTGTGGTGGAACCCACGCCCAATAAGGCAGCGGCTTTGTCCCCGGCCAGGGGAGCCTCGAGTCCCGCCAAGAGTGAGGCATCATTTGCCAAGATCGAGGCCGCCAAGATCACTCCAATTAAAAACGATTCTAAACTATCTTCGGCTAAAAGCGAAGCCCAGTCAACTCCCGCTAAAAGCGCAGATAAGTCCACTCCAGCTAAAAGCGAGGACAAATCCACGCCAGCCAAAAGCGAAGCCAAAGCAACTCCAACCAAAGGTGAAGCCTCGCAGGCAGCCAACCCCCAAAgcgagctggagaagctggCCGCTGCACAGGCAGCTCAGATTCAGAAGACATCCGTGGATGGGACTCCGGCTAAAGCGGTTTCAAGTACACCCAGCAAGCACGTTGAGGCAGTGAAGCCATCAGCCATTGCTGTGGATGCCACTCAGCCATCCATTACTGTGGAGGCCGTGAAGCCTGTGAAGACTTTTGAGGTGGTGCAACCCATTTCACCGCCAGCTTACACTCCAGCTGCACGTCCCGTGTTGCGGCGCAATAAGGATAGCCTGCAGGAGAGCAAGCCTCTGAATGTATTGGTCTACTCggacagtgccagtgccagggaCTCTACGCTGgccacgctgcagcagctgctcgagcgGAATGTCTACACCATTTATCCGCTAATGCCGCAGCAGGCAGCCCAAAAGCATTGGACGGAGCAGACAgcgctgctggtggtgtgCGGCTCGGTGTCGCCCGGGATTGGACAGATACTCGTGGATTACTTTCTGCATGGCGGCAAGGTGCTGAGCCTCTGCTCGGATATACTACACTTTATTCTGCCCAACTATCGCACAGCAGAG GTTCGTGAGCACGAGTTGGTACAATTCTCCTATGACAAGTGGCAGCGGGTCAAGATGATGCATCATATCTTCTGCTATCAGCCATCGCCAGTGAAGAAGCACTTTTCCACAGACAGCGAAGAGTCGACCAAGTCGCATTCCCGTAGACC GTCCATGGAACTGAAAGATCTGgccggccacagccacaaattgGATGTCCAAGTGCTGGGCACTGAGGAGACCTGGAACACGCCCAGTCTATTGCTGGCCAATAGCCTGAAGAGCGGAGGCAAGGCCGTCTTCTCGCAG ATTCATTTGGAGACAAATCCCAGCGAGTTTGAGGCGGATGAGGCCAAATATTCCATCTTAAAGCAATACGAGCGCACTCGCCTGGAGATCTTTGCGGATCTCTTGAGCAAATACTTGGATGTGCAGGTCGTTAAGGCAGATgaaggagtaggagcaggcCAGTCCCAGCCAGGCGTGGTATACAAGCACGCCTATTTCCTGGGACGCCATGAG TCCAAATTTGAACTCCTCGACAAGTTGCGCCTGCGCTGCAGTGGCCCCGATAATGTCATAGCCACACCCAATTTGACTATGAAATTCTGTGGCAAGGATGATAAGCCGCCCACGGCCAACAACAATGTCCTGCCCATTCTTATACATTCCTGTCCAGATGATTTCTCCACCGTTGATTACTTTGAT CATCTGCAAACGGAGGACATTGGTCGTCTGGTCATCTATGCGCCTGTCGTCAGCAGTTCCATGCATGTGATCAATAATCTGGAGCTCATCAACGGCTTGGCCGTGCTGCCGCTTGAACAGACTGCCGGCGTTGGTCGCAGCAATAATCAG tgGCTTAGTCCTTTGGGTTGTGCCATGTTCTCCCTGCAACTCCACATAGCCATGGATTCGCCATTGGGCTCTCGTTTGCCTCTGATCCAGCATCTAATTGGAGCTGCCATTGTCAATACCCTAAGGAGTCATCCAATATACGGG GTACTCGACATATCTCTTAAATGGCCAAAtgatatttatgcacatggaagcaataaaattggtGGACTGGTGGTCAACACCACTTTGTTGGGCTCCCAGGCCATTGTTAATATCGGCAGCGGAATCAATTTAAACAATTCAAAGCCCACCCTCTGCATTAACGATATGATACGGGAGCATAATAACACTGAGGCGTCCCTGAACAAACTACCTTTGCTGAAATATGAGCAATTCATAGCCATGATATTTAATGAAATCGAAAGACTCTTAGCTGAAATACAGAATGGAGATTTTGAGAGTTTTTATGCCTTATACTACTCCATATGGCTGCATAG CGGACAAACCGTCAAGATTTGCGTTCAGAACGAACAGGAGAAAGATGCCGAAATAATTGGAATCGACGACTTTGGCTTCTTGAAGGTGAAACTACCCACTGGTACCATCGAAACTGTACAACCGGATGGAAATAGCTTTGATATGCTAAAAGGATTGATAGTACCTAAGTACCACTAG